A single genomic interval of Flavobacteriales bacterium harbors:
- a CDS encoding SDR family oxidoreductase, translating to MGLLDGKVVVITGGAGRLGRVFTEAVVGAGGRVVVAEVMNERTAAVIEALRSAHGDAVEGMACDITDADSLDRLIAGSVQRFGRIDALVNNAYPRNGAYGRRYEEVTYADFVENVGMHAGGYFLASQRFIAHFQRQGHGNIVNMASIYGVVAPRFEVYAGTDMTMPVEYAVIKSGVLMLTRYIAAHCAGMGIRCNAISPGGIRDGQPEAFLERYRDHALTKGMLDAQDVAGTLLFLLSDLSGYINGQNLVVDDGWTL from the coding sequence ATGGGCCTGCTGGACGGCAAAGTGGTGGTCATCACGGGCGGCGCCGGGCGGCTGGGCCGGGTGTTCACCGAGGCCGTGGTGGGTGCCGGCGGTCGGGTGGTGGTGGCGGAAGTGATGAACGAACGCACGGCGGCCGTCATCGAGGCCCTCCGCTCCGCGCATGGCGATGCCGTGGAGGGCATGGCCTGCGACATCACCGATGCGGACTCGCTGGACCGGCTCATCGCCGGATCGGTGCAGCGCTTCGGCCGCATCGATGCCCTGGTGAACAACGCTTACCCGCGCAACGGCGCCTACGGAAGGCGGTACGAGGAGGTCACCTACGCCGACTTCGTGGAGAACGTGGGCATGCACGCAGGCGGCTACTTCCTCGCATCGCAGCGCTTCATCGCGCATTTCCAGCGGCAGGGGCACGGCAACATCGTCAACATGGCCAGCATCTACGGGGTGGTGGCCCCGCGCTTCGAGGTGTACGCCGGCACGGACATGACGATGCCGGTGGAGTACGCCGTGATCAAGAGCGGGGTGCTGATGCTCACGCGCTACATCGCCGCCCACTGCGCGGGGATGGGCATCCGCTGCAACGCCATCAGTCCGGGCGGCATCCGCGACGGACAGCCGGAGGCCTTCCTGGAACGCTACCGGGATCATGCGCTCACTAAGGGCATGCTCGATGCGCAGGACGTCGCGGGCACCCTGCTGTTCCTGCTCAGCGACCTTTCCGGGTACATCAACGGGCAGAACCTCGTGGTGGACGACGGCTGGACGCTGTGA
- a CDS encoding polysaccharide biosynthesis C-terminal domain-containing protein, with amino-acid sequence MGEVKRQGIRNTLVVYAGTLIGAVSLLYVQPVLLTKEELGLTRLILSFASVVASLLSFGISSVTVRYLPRLHHPESGHRGFFGFLVMYMAITLLVGTFALFLASPFLEELYGTESGIFSRHLPHVLILSASYTLVLGFNAYCLALLRSVFPTVVNDIVLRLMFIAVIVMYSLGLFGGGTFLYLFVLTYTVQAALLLAYILTVDKPRLRPDLGHIDRAIGLRAILRYASIITFTSINSVTIKYIDSIFVGQIAVSEVAVYSVAAFIGLVIEIPLTASERIASPAISHALATNDLSAVQRIYYRSAHGFLLLGGLMFLLVVLNVKDALGFLPEGYADGAIITMVIALGALVNMATGVNHPILTNSDRYIYGSVFMVTLLVATLVGNVLLVPRYGALGAAISSCLASMLYNGLKFEFIRRHYRMQPFTRSSLYIVVIIGTLWATLGLFDIDIHPVWRILIRTLVASGLYLAALTLFRLGGGWLDQFPLRWSRIQ; translated from the coding sequence ATGGGTGAGGTAAAGAGGCAGGGGATCCGCAACACGCTCGTGGTCTATGCCGGCACATTGATCGGCGCGGTGAGTCTGCTGTATGTTCAGCCCGTTCTCTTGACGAAGGAGGAGCTTGGCCTCACCCGGCTCATCCTCTCGTTCGCCTCGGTGGTCGCCAGCCTGCTCTCCTTCGGGATCAGCTCGGTGACCGTTCGTTACCTGCCGAGGCTACACCATCCGGAAAGCGGGCATCGCGGGTTCTTCGGCTTCCTTGTCATGTACATGGCCATCACCTTGTTGGTCGGAACATTCGCACTGTTCCTGGCCAGCCCGTTCCTGGAGGAGCTGTACGGCACGGAAAGCGGCATCTTCTCACGCCATCTTCCACATGTGCTCATCCTGTCGGCGTCGTACACACTTGTGCTGGGCTTCAATGCCTATTGCTTGGCGCTCCTGAGGTCGGTATTCCCCACGGTGGTGAACGACATCGTGCTTCGCCTGATGTTCATCGCCGTCATCGTCATGTATTCCTTGGGGCTCTTCGGCGGCGGAACCTTCCTCTACCTGTTCGTGCTCACCTATACCGTTCAGGCCGCTCTGCTGCTCGCGTACATCCTCACGGTGGACAAGCCAAGGCTCCGGCCCGACCTCGGCCACATCGACCGTGCGATCGGTCTTCGCGCCATACTCCGATACGCCTCGATCATCACCTTCACATCGATCAACTCCGTCACCATTAAATACATCGACTCGATCTTCGTTGGCCAGATCGCAGTGAGCGAGGTGGCAGTGTACAGCGTGGCGGCTTTCATCGGTCTGGTCATTGAGATCCCCTTGACAGCCTCGGAGCGCATCGCCAGTCCTGCGATCTCCCATGCGTTGGCCACGAACGACCTTTCGGCGGTCCAGCGCATCTACTACCGTTCCGCTCATGGCTTCCTACTGCTCGGCGGGCTCATGTTCCTTCTTGTGGTGCTGAACGTGAAGGATGCGCTCGGTTTCCTTCCCGAGGGTTACGCCGATGGTGCCATCATCACCATGGTCATCGCTCTTGGAGCGCTGGTGAACATGGCCACGGGAGTGAACCACCCCATCCTCACAAATTCTGACCGGTATATCTACGGCTCGGTGTTCATGGTGACACTGCTGGTCGCCACGCTCGTGGGCAACGTGTTACTGGTCCCTCGCTACGGGGCTTTGGGCGCCGCGATCTCCTCCTGCTTGGCCAGTATGCTCTACAACGGATTGAAGTTCGAGTTCATCCGCCGTCACTATCGCATGCAGCCGTTCACACGCAGCTCGCTGTACATCGTCGTGATCATCGGCACACTCTGGGCGACGCTCGGCCTGTTCGACATCGACATCCACCCGGTTTGGCGGATCCTGATCCGGACCTTGGTGGCGAGCGGGTTGTACCTGGCAGCGCTTACGCTATTCAGGCTTGGTGGCGGGTGGCTGGATCAATTCCCGCTTCGTTGGTCACGCATCCAGTGA